A genomic window from Cloacibacillus evryensis DSM 19522 includes:
- a CDS encoding ATP-binding protein has protein sequence MKKNLRRAAEAMLAAAVILLLPLICCAAAPKTEAPLTVRIGVFESNGFIALSDGGEMTGYGARFMERLAKYANVRYEYVRLSWGECMEGLLSGRIDIVTDARRSAEREKLYDFSVQNIGQIQAAVFVPQEMKDIYFDDYGVMKKLRVGFEYDSQNRLLYEQYAAKHGFKADTREYPSASDLRAALKRGEIDAFGGDTHLYTGDLKVISIYNTDPNYIMAKKGSEVMKRLDFAIEEMFSRDPEMIAEQYGYLANRQLYGNMLLTRREAEYIRKAPRLRVAVFTNRKPLSWYDEKTGSFNGVAIKMMDRLSEVTGLRFEYVPARAGESPRAMLEDGGADLSVPAVGEKYYDVPIRVTDPLYTVTAAMAVTDSGRRIDDKDFTAAVTKANYGIRKVMPSYFKGMKFKLCDTSEECIGALKAGKADAYAATMYELEYWLKSPRNEGLHVSYSLSCPIEHGIAMRPDAPDELYNVLNNGMALISRAETDRIVRVYGSFLQYDATLPDRLYENRWLLAAVTAFFIILLSGWLWYLRLQKLAITRIALKEEEARRAAEEARHANAAKSEFLSRMSHDMRTPMNAILGLVELAKEMEMSAAARETMAKITGAGEFLLGLINDTLDMSRIEAGKLTLNERPVDSRAATEETLALIRAYARERNVACLVRTKNMDHGFVRMDKLRVQQILMNIMSNAVKFSHEGGTVELDIECRELSGGRACDKFVITDHGVGMSREFLPQIFEPFEQEKDLTTMDFGGSGVGMAITKRLVELMGGTIEVRSVKGAGTTVTVCLAFERCAGEPAREAARQAQREIPAGTRLLLCEDNHMNTIVARGFLQKMNCVVDCAENGKEGVEKFMASAPGYYGAIFMDIRMPVMDGIEAAKAIRAMERPDAKTIPIVALTANAFEDDKRECFEAGMNAHVAKPIDFEKLFETLSSLLGR, from the coding sequence ATGAAAAAAAACCTGCGGCGCGCGGCGGAAGCGATGCTTGCCGCCGCCGTCATCCTTCTCCTTCCCCTGATCTGCTGCGCGGCGGCTCCTAAGACCGAGGCTCCGCTGACTGTCCGCATCGGCGTCTTTGAGAGCAACGGCTTTATCGCCCTCAGCGACGGCGGTGAGATGACGGGCTACGGGGCGAGGTTCATGGAACGGCTCGCTAAGTACGCTAACGTCAGGTATGAATATGTCCGCCTCTCATGGGGCGAGTGCATGGAGGGACTGCTCTCGGGGCGCATCGACATCGTTACGGACGCGCGCCGCTCGGCGGAGAGGGAAAAACTATATGATTTCTCCGTGCAGAACATCGGCCAGATACAGGCGGCGGTCTTCGTGCCCCAGGAGATGAAAGATATCTATTTCGACGATTACGGCGTTATGAAAAAACTGCGCGTCGGCTTTGAATACGACTCGCAGAACAGGCTGCTTTACGAACAATACGCGGCCAAACACGGCTTTAAGGCGGATACGAGGGAATATCCTTCGGCCTCCGACCTGCGCGCGGCGCTGAAAAGGGGCGAGATCGACGCCTTCGGCGGCGACACGCACCTATATACCGGCGACCTCAAAGTCATATCCATCTACAACACCGACCCGAATTACATCATGGCGAAAAAAGGCTCGGAGGTCATGAAGAGGCTGGACTTCGCCATTGAAGAGATGTTCTCCCGCGACCCGGAGATGATCGCCGAGCAATACGGCTATCTCGCCAACAGACAGCTCTACGGCAACATGCTGCTCACCCGCAGGGAGGCCGAATACATCAGAAAAGCCCCCAGGCTGCGCGTCGCCGTCTTCACCAACCGCAAGCCGCTCTCATGGTATGACGAAAAGACGGGCAGCTTCAACGGAGTGGCGATCAAGATGATGGACCGGCTCTCCGAAGTCACCGGCCTGCGTTTTGAATACGTGCCGGCGCGGGCCGGAGAATCTCCCCGGGCAATGCTTGAAGACGGCGGCGCTGACCTGTCGGTACCGGCGGTAGGGGAGAAATATTACGACGTCCCGATACGCGTCACCGACCCGCTCTACACGGTAACGGCGGCGATGGCGGTCACAGATAGCGGCAGGAGGATCGACGACAAGGACTTTACCGCCGCCGTGACCAAAGCCAACTACGGGATCAGAAAGGTGATGCCCTCTTATTTCAAAGGCATGAAATTCAAGCTCTGCGATACGTCCGAAGAATGTATCGGCGCTCTGAAGGCCGGTAAGGCCGACGCCTACGCCGCCACCATGTACGAGCTGGAATATTGGCTGAAAAGCCCGCGAAACGAGGGGCTGCACGTATCCTATTCCTTAAGCTGTCCGATCGAGCACGGCATCGCCATGCGGCCCGACGCCCCGGACGAACTGTACAACGTGCTCAATAACGGCATGGCCCTGATATCGCGCGCGGAGACCGACCGCATCGTGCGCGTCTACGGCTCATTTCTGCAATACGACGCCACCCTGCCAGACCGGCTCTATGAAAACCGTTGGCTGCTGGCCGCCGTCACGGCCTTTTTCATCATCCTTCTGAGCGGCTGGCTCTGGTATTTAAGGCTGCAAAAGCTGGCGATCACGCGGATAGCGCTCAAAGAGGAGGAAGCCAGGCGTGCCGCCGAAGAGGCGCGGCACGCGAACGCCGCAAAATCCGAATTCCTCTCGCGCATGAGCCACGATATGCGCACGCCGATGAACGCCATACTGGGGCTCGTCGAGCTCGCGAAGGAGATGGAGATGTCGGCCGCCGCCAGAGAGACGATGGCTAAAATAACGGGCGCGGGAGAATTCCTCCTGGGGCTCATCAACGACACGCTGGACATGAGCCGGATAGAGGCCGGCAAGCTCACGCTCAACGAACGGCCCGTCGATTCGCGCGCGGCGACGGAAGAGACGCTCGCGCTCATACGGGCCTACGCGAGAGAAAGAAACGTCGCCTGCCTCGTCAGGACCAAAAACATGGATCACGGCTTCGTCAGGATGGACAAGCTGCGGGTCCAGCAGATCCTCATGAACATCATGTCCAACGCCGTCAAATTCTCCCATGAGGGCGGCACCGTGGAGTTGGATATAGAATGCCGCGAACTTAGCGGCGGCAGGGCCTGTGATAAATTTGTCATAACCGACCACGGCGTGGGGATGAGCAGGGAATTTCTGCCCCAAATATTTGAGCCGTTCGAGCAGGAGAAGGACCTCACCACGATGGACTTCGGCGGCAGCGGGGTAGGCATGGCCATCACCAAAAGACTTGTGGAGCTCATGGGCGGCACGATAGAGGTGCGGAGCGTCAAAGGCGCGGGAACGACGGTCACCGTCTGCCTGGCCTTTGAGAGATGCGCCGGAGAGCCGGCGAGAGAGGCGGCGCGCCAGGCACAAAGGGAGATCCCCGCAGGCACGCGGCTCCTCCTCTGCGAGGACAACCATATGAACACCATCGTCGCCAGGGGCTTCCTGCAAAAGATGAACTGCGTCGTGGACTGCGCGGAGAACGGCAAAGAGGGCGTTGAAAAATTTATGGCCTCCGCCCCCGGATATTACGGCGCGATCTTCATGGACATCAGAATGCCGGTGATGGACGGGATCGAGGCGGCAAAGGCGATCCGCGCCATGGAGAGGCCCGACGCGAAGACCATCCCCATCGTCGCCCTAACCGCCAACGCCTTTGAAGACGATAAGCGGGAATGCTTTGAGGCCGGCATGAACGCGCACGTCGCCAAACCGATCGACTTCGAGAAATTATTCGAAACGCTGAGCTCGCTGCTGGGCCGGTGA
- the rplU gene encoding 50S ribosomal protein L21, with translation MYAVIEQGGKQYRVAAGDKFRLEKIHAEDGTQVEFDKVIILGKDEGAVIGAPYVEGATVTAKILESGKDDKVIVFKYRRKKNYRKFRGHRQQYTLVQIEAING, from the coding sequence ATGTACGCAGTGATCGAACAGGGTGGAAAGCAGTACAGAGTTGCCGCGGGCGACAAATTCAGGTTGGAGAAGATCCACGCCGAAGACGGTACGCAGGTAGAATTTGACAAGGTCATCATCCTCGGCAAAGACGAGGGCGCGGTGATCGGCGCTCCTTATGTTGAAGGGGCTACGGTAACGGCGAAGATTCTCGAAAGCGGCAAGGATGACAAAGTCATCGTTTTCAAGTACCGCAGAAAGAAGAACTATCGCAAATTCCGCGGACACCGCCAGCAGTACACGCTCGTTCAGATAGAAGCGATCAACGGTTAG
- a CDS encoding Hpt domain-containing protein, producing the protein MNINRLQQAGIDYKGGLARFLGDQELYEMVLMAFLTDDNLEKARLALGRGDREALFSCAHELKGSSGNSNMTGLYAASCELVSLLRGGADIGGAETAAGFARFEKAYTAAREGIKEASEA; encoded by the coding sequence ATGAATATAAATAGACTGCAACAGGCCGGGATTGATTATAAAGGCGGCCTCGCCCGCTTTCTCGGTGATCAGGAACTGTATGAGATGGTGCTTATGGCGTTCCTTACCGACGACAATCTGGAAAAGGCGCGGCTGGCGCTCGGCCGCGGAGACCGCGAGGCGCTCTTCTCCTGCGCCCACGAGCTCAAGGGGTCGAGCGGCAATTCGAATATGACCGGCCTCTACGCCGCCTCCTGCGAGCTTGTCTCGCTGCTGCGCGGCGGCGCTGATATCGGCGGCGCGGAAACAGCCGCCGGATTTGCACGCTTCGAAAAAGCGTACACCGCCGCGCGGGAGGGCATTAAGGAAGCGTCGGAGGCATAG
- a CDS encoding sensor domain-containing diguanylate cyclase produces the protein MRQTMRRKMRICDDFQKGRRLFRPAPNAKCGAPDSGTGEESSNTLYQAALEQLKTLMDNIPGGIGIYESSPEGIRDLYISGGVQALTGYAEEERMEVCGADGPRTLVFEEDRHILRERVAAMARDGEPINCSYRIHTKSGGFKWVNLRGSVSDRYADRVIFNAVILDVTEQKEAEEKLRLSEELYRLALEHAGCVIMRYDIADRSLNMTPEIAAMFAAGSEKVTDVPCSPVRRGLVSRESVAAFTGFHEDIVCGHENGAASFQVMTAKGWRWLSACFTTVFSETGAPAHAVISFTDITDQRMKEACAVENEQALLRKAERDGKTGLYNKITTEALITGRLSETQGIPCALLVADLDGLKRINDTLGHPEGDRAIMQMAEKLKAQFRRTDIAGRIGGDEFMVFLDGVGTKAQLGTMMESLFSRLAAVRIGKDNDTPLSVSIGIAVGRTGTSTFDELYRQADKALYRAKRGGKNNAVFYSSRMED, from the coding sequence ATGCGGCAGACCATGCGGAGGAAGATGCGGATATGTGACGATTTTCAAAAGGGACGGCGCCTGTTCCGGCCGGCGCCTAACGCCAAATGCGGCGCGCCGGACAGCGGGACCGGCGAAGAATCGTCAAATACGCTGTACCAGGCGGCATTGGAACAGCTCAAGACGCTGATGGACAACATTCCCGGGGGGATCGGGATATATGAGAGTTCGCCCGAAGGGATACGCGATCTTTATATCAGCGGCGGCGTCCAGGCGCTTACCGGATACGCGGAGGAGGAACGCATGGAGGTCTGCGGCGCGGACGGCCCGCGCACCCTCGTCTTTGAGGAAGACAGACACATCCTGCGGGAGCGGGTGGCCGCGATGGCGCGTGACGGCGAACCGATAAACTGCTCGTACCGCATCCACACCAAAAGCGGCGGCTTTAAATGGGTCAACCTGAGAGGGTCAGTATCAGATCGATACGCCGACAGGGTCATCTTCAACGCCGTCATTCTGGACGTCACCGAGCAAAAGGAGGCGGAGGAGAAGCTGCGGCTCAGCGAGGAACTGTACCGCCTGGCGCTTGAACACGCGGGCTGCGTCATCATGCGCTACGACATAGCCGACAGGTCGCTGAACATGACGCCGGAGATCGCGGCCATGTTCGCCGCCGGATCGGAGAAGGTGACGGACGTGCCATGTTCGCCGGTGCGGCGGGGGCTGGTCTCCCGGGAAAGCGTGGCGGCCTTCACCGGCTTTCATGAGGACATCGTGTGCGGACACGAAAACGGGGCCGCCTCCTTTCAGGTGATGACCGCGAAGGGCTGGCGCTGGCTTAGTGCCTGTTTTACCACCGTATTTTCCGAGACGGGAGCTCCCGCGCACGCCGTGATATCCTTCACCGACATCACAGATCAGCGGATGAAAGAGGCCTGCGCCGTTGAGAACGAACAGGCTTTGCTGCGGAAGGCCGAAAGAGACGGCAAAACCGGCCTTTACAATAAAATAACGACCGAAGCGCTGATAACCGGGCGGCTTTCGGAAACACAGGGAATCCCCTGCGCGCTGCTGGTCGCCGACCTTGACGGGCTCAAGCGGATAAACGACACGCTGGGGCACCCCGAGGGCGACAGGGCGATCATGCAGATGGCGGAAAAACTGAAAGCCCAGTTCCGGCGGACGGACATCGCTGGCCGCATCGGAGGCGACGAATTCATGGTCTTTCTCGACGGGGTGGGGACGAAAGCCCAGCTCGGCACGATGATGGAGTCGCTCTTCAGCAGGCTGGCGGCAGTCAGGATCGGCAAAGACAACGACACTCCGCTTTCCGTAAGCATCGGTATCGCCGTGGGCAGGACCGGGACAAGCACATTCGACGAACTCTACCGCCAAGCGGACAAAGCGCTCTACCGCGCCAAACGCGGCGGCAAAAACAACGCCGTCTTCTATTCGTCAAGAATGGAAGATTAG
- a CDS encoding PAS domain-containing protein: MQGYFYAKPMPAEAFESILREEETAPVPAKERNFDDVQGAENFLSSSTQATLLFNSFVGGAAIVEYDGENVEALRLNEKYFEVIGTTREEYQGKQLRLQDRFEPESRRRFMSAIRKAIETGEESNCELCSLPLSKNGARYWTRTRMRLLARNISRYILYCSVENITENMTLLSRNTRLKEQLSAIIDSVPGGIFDYQAHGHEIRTVYFNDTAAAMFGYGREEYQRLFAEEPLSVIHPDDYGKVIAKAYRLLDGRLPTLEAAFRHICADGSWRWVRLTARIVNESHNVIYASGILMDIDAQVKSEQVAARQASELENQRTTLQTLYDTIPCGIMQFKAGDITKGSLGLISFNDTAWKIFGYPDREAYVEAVRGNNKLKDVHPDDIASVSSCIAKVCAAGGDGRADCDHRIIRTDGSVRWLQALFQRVRGADGEDRVQVVFSDITEHKHESLLRVNSALFSVYDEIFELNTEQKTSFLRYSKYGESGGEGKVFTFDRYLAELCGRLANKEDGAKVRAFYSALGGGSGEPSALEYRVAGPGGETRWISSTLLRADGPTYLVCRRDITEIKNARRLAGENEMLQMLVNERRKEDERNRLFINSTGVHVYDYDPAADRMKIQRGDADAGVVEETCENYLATMMDNPTVSAADRPRLRAFFNEALAAPVRHAIEYAGDRFGNGFVTCRAQAASIADESGKIYRIIGQVSEVHEDNKGALSEKLIALTGFDYEKLSYHRPLVDGIMRTLDGAPDTGAAVRAVLAAAGRQFNVSRAYVFEEDGDCEHCSNTFEWCGEGVTPEKDNRQNCRYPDGMREKYLEYFNGGDIFSCPDTSELAGRARGIFAPRGVKALLQCAVIEAGVFHGFVGFDECGGTRNWTEAQKNTLRVISHIISSFILSSRGKYVMELPGNILRAMNDSPAYIYIIDPDTCCVLYCNDAVKAETGAAKAGDICYKAFSNRETLCEACPLLELGKTGMPMPTMTSRYGKHYIMQASPFAWHGRKAVIITGTDADCFAVDPNESRRSEYRRSLRRYADTLACVYDEILEFDFTDDLFTLLQTKFPRSISDGGASELRDTIDKWAERYVHKDDREALAKFTDIKYIRRTFSEGRAPTLTYRLTLPDGSLYYLQCTLLQLDAGRYLCCTKNVTEQKRAERLKDEMLMLQSQAEAQDRYRIVVEQTGTAVFEMNYKTGDFSCSEAYHKYAGSLYSYREMLSNTGDRQLVHEEDQKLLEKFFADTESGAPYAESVLRVRMTDGSFRWTKMAGTFIKDESGRPLRVIGTFTDVDDEVRAKAALNEISDRLRQIIANIPAGVAIYEIREKNVYPIYTSDRTCEMFGFTRNECNLRIANSEPIGFMPDLDALPRGSVEKMLSGQPLVIRRERAHRKDGGEFWLRATYSMNKKEDGTTLCYAILADVSAEVENEQKYMLQAEMYKILSESADMITFDYAPQEDVMRIVMINPAGGSSEEVVERYMKKVLTNDHIQEDTRDSFLDTLKLASSAPTRGTFDFQWDYYGNGMRWYRAKYVSLADDEGAVYRVVGRLDDISDIKRAERGSLSERKNGSAGPAPEEGQR, from the coding sequence ATGCAGGGTTACTTCTATGCGAAGCCGATGCCGGCGGAGGCTTTTGAATCCATCCTGCGCGAGGAGGAAACAGCCCCCGTTCCAGCTAAGGAGCGGAATTTCGACGACGTGCAGGGCGCGGAAAACTTCCTCTCGTCCTCCACGCAGGCGACGCTGCTCTTCAACAGCTTCGTCGGCGGAGCGGCCATCGTCGAATACGACGGGGAAAACGTTGAAGCGCTGCGCCTCAACGAAAAATATTTCGAGGTCATCGGCACCACGCGCGAGGAATACCAGGGCAAACAACTGCGGCTGCAGGACCGCTTCGAACCGGAGAGCAGAAGACGCTTTATGTCCGCGATCAGAAAGGCTATCGAGACGGGCGAAGAGAGCAACTGTGAGCTGTGTTCGCTGCCCCTCTCAAAAAATGGCGCGAGATACTGGACCAGGACGCGCATGAGGCTGCTCGCGAGAAACATCAGCCGGTACATACTCTACTGTTCGGTCGAAAATATTACGGAAAATATGACGCTGCTCTCGCGCAACACGCGGTTGAAAGAACAGTTGTCCGCCATCATCGACAGCGTTCCCGGCGGCATCTTCGACTATCAGGCGCACGGACACGAGATCCGCACCGTTTATTTCAACGACACCGCCGCCGCCATGTTCGGCTACGGCAGGGAAGAGTATCAGCGTCTCTTCGCGGAAGAGCCGCTGTCCGTGATCCACCCGGACGATTATGGCAAAGTGATCGCCAAGGCCTACAGACTGCTGGACGGCAGGCTGCCGACGCTGGAGGCCGCTTTCCGGCACATCTGCGCCGACGGGAGCTGGCGCTGGGTGCGGCTGACGGCGCGCATCGTCAACGAGAGCCATAACGTGATCTATGCCAGCGGCATCCTCATGGATATCGACGCCCAGGTCAAAAGCGAGCAGGTGGCCGCGAGGCAGGCGTCCGAGCTGGAAAACCAACGGACCACGCTGCAGACGCTCTATGACACCATTCCGTGCGGCATCATGCAGTTCAAGGCGGGCGACATCACAAAAGGCTCCTTGGGCCTGATCAGCTTCAACGACACGGCCTGGAAGATATTCGGCTACCCCGACAGGGAGGCCTATGTCGAGGCTGTGCGCGGGAACAACAAGCTGAAAGACGTCCATCCCGACGACATAGCCTCTGTCAGCTCCTGCATCGCGAAGGTATGCGCGGCGGGCGGCGACGGGCGAGCCGACTGCGATCACCGCATCATCCGCACCGACGGCAGCGTCCGCTGGCTGCAGGCGCTTTTTCAGAGGGTACGGGGAGCGGACGGGGAAGACCGCGTACAGGTGGTCTTTTCGGACATCACAGAGCACAAGCATGAAAGCCTGCTGCGGGTGAACAGCGCGCTCTTCAGCGTTTATGACGAAATTTTTGAGCTCAACACCGAACAGAAGACAAGCTTCCTGCGCTATTCAAAATACGGCGAAAGCGGCGGCGAGGGCAAGGTATTCACTTTCGACCGTTACCTCGCCGAGCTTTGCGGCCGGCTCGCGAATAAAGAGGACGGCGCTAAGGTCCGCGCCTTCTACTCGGCGCTCGGTGGCGGCTCCGGCGAGCCTTCGGCGCTGGAGTACCGCGTCGCCGGGCCCGGCGGGGAGACGCGCTGGATATCGTCGACGCTGCTGCGCGCCGACGGTCCCACCTATCTGGTCTGCAGACGCGACATTACGGAGATAAAAAACGCCCGGCGTCTGGCTGGCGAGAATGAAATGCTGCAGATGCTCGTCAACGAGCGGCGCAAGGAGGACGAACGCAACCGCCTCTTCATCAACAGCACCGGCGTCCATGTCTACGACTACGACCCGGCCGCAGACAGAATGAAGATACAGCGCGGAGACGCAGATGCCGGCGTCGTGGAGGAGACCTGCGAGAACTACCTCGCCACGATGATGGACAATCCAACCGTCAGCGCGGCGGACCGCCCGCGGCTGCGCGCTTTCTTCAACGAGGCGCTGGCGGCGCCGGTGCGTCACGCGATAGAATACGCCGGAGACAGGTTTGGGAACGGCTTCGTCACCTGCCGCGCGCAGGCCGCCTCGATCGCCGATGAATCAGGCAAGATCTACCGCATTATCGGACAGGTCAGCGAGGTCCATGAAGACAACAAAGGGGCTCTCTCGGAGAAACTCATAGCCCTTACGGGCTTTGATTATGAAAAGCTCTCATATCACCGCCCGCTCGTCGACGGCATAATGCGGACGCTGGACGGCGCTCCCGATACGGGCGCCGCCGTGCGGGCCGTGCTTGCCGCGGCGGGCAGGCAGTTCAACGTCAGCCGCGCCTACGTCTTTGAGGAAGACGGCGACTGCGAGCACTGTTCCAACACCTTTGAATGGTGCGGCGAGGGCGTGACGCCGGAAAAAGACAACCGGCAGAATTGCCGCTATCCTGACGGAATGCGGGAAAAATATCTCGAATATTTCAACGGCGGCGACATATTCTCATGCCCCGACACCTCCGAGCTCGCAGGCCGCGCGCGCGGAATCTTCGCGCCGCGGGGAGTTAAAGCCCTCCTCCAGTGCGCCGTCATCGAGGCCGGCGTATTTCACGGTTTCGTGGGTTTCGATGAGTGCGGCGGGACGAGGAACTGGACGGAAGCGCAAAAGAACACGCTGCGGGTCATATCTCACATTATCAGCTCATTCATCCTTTCAAGCCGCGGCAAATACGTGATGGAACTGCCCGGAAATATACTGCGCGCCATGAACGACAGTCCGGCCTATATTTACATCATAGACCCGGATACCTGCTGTGTGCTCTACTGCAACGACGCCGTCAAAGCCGAGACCGGAGCCGCGAAAGCCGGGGACATCTGCTACAAGGCTTTCTCCAACAGGGAGACCCTGTGCGAGGCCTGCCCCCTCCTGGAACTCGGCAAAACCGGCATGCCGATGCCGACCATGACATCCAGGTACGGCAAGCACTATATAATGCAGGCCTCTCCCTTCGCCTGGCACGGACGTAAAGCCGTGATCATTACCGGTACGGACGCGGACTGCTTCGCCGTCGACCCGAACGAAAGCCGCCGTTCCGAATACAGGCGCAGCCTGCGGCGCTATGCCGACACATTGGCCTGCGTCTACGACGAGATACTCGAATTCGACTTTACCGACGATCTGTTCACGCTGCTCCAGACAAAGTTCCCGCGTTCGATCTCGGACGGCGGGGCCTCCGAGCTGCGGGATACCATAGACAAGTGGGCGGAACGCTATGTGCATAAAGACGACCGCGAGGCTCTTGCCAAATTTACGGATATAAAATACATCCGCAGGACGTTCTCTGAGGGACGCGCGCCTACGCTCACATACCGCCTCACACTGCCGGACGGCTCGCTCTATTATCTCCAGTGCACGCTGCTGCAACTCGACGCGGGGCGCTACCTCTGCTGTACGAAAAACGTCACGGAGCAGAAAAGGGCGGAGCGGCTGAAAGACGAGATGCTGATGCTCCAGTCCCAGGCCGAAGCGCAGGACCGTTACCGTATCGTCGTCGAACAGACCGGAACGGCCGTCTTTGAAATGAACTACAAGACCGGCGACTTCTCCTGTTCGGAGGCCTATCACAAGTACGCGGGCAGCCTCTACAGCTATCGGGAGATGCTCTCCAACACCGGCGACCGTCAGCTCGTTCATGAAGAAGACCAGAAGCTGCTGGAAAAATTCTTCGCCGACACCGAGAGCGGCGCGCCCTACGCGGAGAGCGTCCTGCGCGTCCGGATGACGGACGGAAGTTTCCGCTGGACGAAGATGGCCGGCACGTTCATCAAAGACGAAAGCGGAAGGCCGCTGCGCGTCATCGGCACCTTTACGGACGTTGACGACGAGGTGCGCGCGAAAGCGGCCCTCAACGAAATTTCCGACCGGCTGCGGCAGATAATCGCCAACATACCCGCCGGCGTCGCGATCTATGAGATAAGGGAGAAAAACGTATACCCGATCTACACCAGCGACAGGACTTGCGAAATGTTCGGCTTCACGAGAAATGAATGCAACCTCCGCATCGCCAACAGCGAGCCGATCGGGTTCATGCCCGACTTGGACGCCCTGCCCCGGGGCAGCGTCGAAAAAATGCTCTCCGGACAGCCGCTAGTCATCAGGAGGGAACGCGCCCACAGAAAAGACGGCGGCGAGTTCTGGCTTCGCGCCACATACAGCATGAACAAAAAGGAGGACGGCACGACCCTATGCTACGCCATACTCGCGGACGTCAGCGCCGAGGTCGAGAACGAACAGAAATACATGCTGCAGGCGGAAATGTACAAGATACTCAGCGAATCGGCCGACATGATAACCTTCGACTACGCGCCGCAGGAGGACGTGATGCGCATAGTTATGATAAACCCCGCCGGCGGAAGCTCGGAAGAGGTCGTCGAACGTTACATGAAAAAGGTCCTCACCAACGACCACATTCAGGAGGACACAAGAGACAGCTTCCTTGATACGCTGAAGCTGGCCTCTTCGGCGCCGACGCGCGGCACATTTGACTTCCAGTGGGATTATTACGGGAACGGCATGCGCTGGTACCGCGCGAAATACGTGAGCCTCGCCGACGACGAGGGAGCGGTCTACCGCGTCGTCGGACGCCTCGACGATATCAGCGACATCAAGCGGGCGGAGAGAGGCTCTTTGTCAGAGAGGAAAAACGGCTCCGCCGGGCCTGCGCCGGAGGAGGGGCAAAGATGA